The genome window GTCATCACTGTGGTTGCCTGCACTTGGGGAAGAGCCAAGCTGAGGGTGTGGGGTGGTGAAATCAAGGTTGAGATGCCTCAcgggctgctgctcccctctAGCTAGGGCGGGATGGCAAAGACGGGATCCCTACTGTGTGCCATGCTCTCCTGTCcagcatggagcagctctgggtCATGCTCCTGCAGGGGAGACTCCATCCCCTCTACATGTTGAGGGCCTTTTGGCAGCACAAAGCCTCTGCCCATTTTAGTTTCCTGTTCTCTCAGGCTGGCTTTAGCCAAGGTGCAAGGCCACACTCCCAAAGTGAGCCCTGTGATGTATTTTTGCTCTGGGATGCCTGCTATCACCTCTGTACATACTATTCAGTCCGGACGTTATTCTAAGAGACAATTCACTCACAACTCCTTCTCAGTTCAGCTTTAGTTAAATCCAGTAACTCACAGAAGCCCCAAGTACCAGTGTTGTCAGCTCAGGGGAAGCTGTAACCTCCCCTTGTAGGGACAAAGTTCCTACTGCCCAGGCAATGTGAAGAGCCTTTGGCAGCCAGAGGTGAACCAAGCTCTTtgtcctggccctgctgcttgTCCCAGCTGCAAGCACAGGGGTGCAGTGGGCATCCCTAAACACCCATGTACCTcctgctctctccctgcagTCCATATCCAGCACAGGGCccgccagcagcagctcctcagcctcCCTGGAGCTGGCTATGGACCCCTGTGAGACCTTTTCAGGTCTAACATAGGCAGCACTCAGGCTCCTACGCGTCCTCTGCTCCTTGCTGAGAGCCAGCGCTGCTGCCAAATCATGATTGTTCACGGCCTTCATCCTCATAGGCAATGGCAATCCCTCGCCGGCCCTGCACGGCCTTGGAGACGCTCgtcttccccagctgctgctccaggcccCGCCAGCTGCGGGACTCCAGGAAGGtggctgggaggagagagaaagggggaGCTGTttctggggagcagggaggtggcgTTGCCCCTGTGCAAGCACTCAGCCCCACTGCAAAACCAGACAACAAACCTGCAGGGCTGATATCTGCCAGGGCCCGCGTCTGGTCCCTGCAGGCCAGAGTGGTGCTGGGGGGTGGCTGCGGAGCTGGGGTGTCGCAGAGGTGGGCAGCACGTATTTCGCCTGTGATCAGTGAGATGTCAGGAATggcctctgctgcaggcactgctggcGGGAGCTCAACGTGCGCACAGGCACCTGCCAGGAAATGACAATGTCACACTGCCGCTTGCACCTATCCTCCCCCAGTGCCAAGTCAAGGCAACCACAGCCTTCTGGCAGAGGGAGATGCTTCCCAGAAAGGTGCTGGCAGTTGATTTTCAGCTGTTACCTGGCAGCAGGTCTCGGAAGTCAGTGAGGTAGTTCCCTGTCCATTCCCGGGCTGGGTTACAGGCGAGCTCCAGCTCGTAGGGGGTCACTATGGGCCGGTAGAAGTCACTGGAGTCCAGCAGGGAGTTCTGAGCACAGGCCACCAGCACGAAGATGTCCACCTCCAGGAAGTTAGCCAGCTTAGCAGGATTGGGCTTCCCCACAGCCAGCGTATAGCTGCGCTTACCAGCCCTGCGTACAAGCTGGCggaggtgctgcagcacatCCAGGTAGCCCACCACACCCAGGGTGCCCACTAGGATGCCCACCACACGGGCGTCCCGTGCCCGCTCCACCAGGTATAGGCGCCGCATCAGCGCCCTGTTGACATTGAGGGTCTCACGGCGGCCATGCCCAGTGGCAGGGTCAAAGGAGCTGAAGGGGCAGCGGTTCCAGGTCAgcatgaagctggtgagggcCAGGCCCTCAGCTCCCACGTAGAACATGGAACAgtcctgcagctcttcctctgcCTCCATGCGGAATCGGCGGCCAAACCGCCT of Numida meleagris isolate 19003 breed g44 Domestic line chromosome 7, NumMel1.0, whole genome shotgun sequence contains these proteins:
- the DPH2 gene encoding 2-(3-amino-3-carboxypropyl)histidine synthase subunit 2; the encoded protein is MATAFSSDGEAALRRTLDPAAAAPQRDKDEFYEVERAAAFVRDGGFRKVALQFPDALLADAAAVAARMEEATGAEMYVLGDTTYGSCCVDEVAAEHASAGAVVHYGPACLSPCRKLPVLHVFGRQPLDVGHCAEVFRELYPERQSRVVVLSDVVYAHAMGELEKQLCHEYPNIIFSQVVCGDPPGPTLPGEMRRFGRRFRMEAEEELQDCSMFYVGAEGLALTSFMLTWNRCPFSSFDPATGHGRRETLNVNRALMRRLYLVERARDARVVGILVGTLGVVGYLDVLQHLRQLVRRAGKRSYTLAVGKPNPAKLANFLEVDIFVLVACAQNSLLDSSDFYRPIVTPYELELACNPAREWTGNYLTDFRDLLPGACAHVELPPAVPAAEAIPDISLITGEIRAAHLCDTPAPQPPPSTTLACRDQTRALADISPAATFLESRSWRGLEQQLGKTSVSKAVQGRRGIAIAYEDEGREQS